GACACTCCGGTTTGATGATCGCCCAAACCCAATTCCTCCTTTCAAATAAGAAGCCTCCAAACGTTGCTTCACCACAGCATCCAAAGGCCTCCTTCTCTATAGATATTCTGCACAACTGATCTCAATATGAGAGTagtaagataatttttttttttaattaaattcgcTTAACCAATTAAATTCTACTAAAAAATCAAGTAATGTTtcaagtatttttaatatatcactTGTATGCATTGTATGAGTGTTATGATAAATTTCATTGATGCCATTAAATTGATGCAAGATATGTTAGAATTGAAATACTTAGGTCATGTTTTCAAAGATAGGTTGGTCTAATTTATAGTTTGTAGTATAAAAAGCATATGAATCTACAAATAATTTCGATTAATACATTTTGTAGTAAGAAGttgacaaaatatattttacccAAAATtagattaacatttttatttttctcttatatgtttatgaaaaatttcataatcacaaaagggaaaaagaaacaTTACTCTTAAGGAATGGTAAAAACTAAGGGGCATAGTTGTTATGAACTCAATCTAAATCCTTAATGTGTAACATGTTCCAACATACAAATGAAGGATATGTTAATATTAGTGAATGATTTTCATTCCTTGAAGTCGTCTTTGTCATCAAGGGGAATTGGTCTGTTCCTCCAAAACACAGCAAGAGCACTCCCACCAAGCTGCATGAAACCAGTCAAAAATATTCGTTGACAGAAATTAAAAGCCAACATTTTTACAAGAAATAgacaaagcaaaacaaaacagccTTGAGAGCCGGATGTCTTACCGCCATGCAGACAACACTCACAGCAGAAGGCACAGCCACAAGGGGATTTTTGAAGTGCTTCTGAGCGAGTAAAAACCCTAGTGCAGAACTCTGCAGATAAgagacaacaaaataaataaggttAGACACATCTAGAAAAGTAGAATGATTCATACATTTTTCGGATAGAAGAAATGTAACCAACCCAGATTTTGAAGTATGACAAACACAAGTTTTACCTGCATTCCACACTCTATAGATATGGTGCGTGATGTGGATTCGCCAAATGATATTCTTGAAAACCAATAACCAAGAGTAAATGCAGCAGCATGTAGGAAAACAACTGGCAATACTAATTGTGCTCCTTGAGCTTTTAATACATCAGAAACTAGCCCAATCTGAAAATTTTATGCATGTCAAATTTCTGTTCAAAGCAAGAacaatatatgataatttataatgaaGTAAAATGCCAGAAGAGAATACATTTGATGAACTTCATCTTCTAGAACTTAATCAACTTACTGGGCTTGCACAGAGGAGAGTGGTCAAAATGACTCCAATCAAAGGACAGACAATGATTATCTTTGAAGTGAACTTAGGAAAAAACTCATTTGCCAAAACTGCCAGATAAAGCAAAGACTTTACAAATCGTCCTAATCTTTAGGAATGAAACCGTAAACCAAAGTACAGGTAAGTTATAAAACGACCAACTcacatttaacataaaatactCATCATCTCTTACCTCCCACAACCGTTGGGACTAAAACAACCTGAAAGGTACTAACTGCCAGGCCCtgcaaaagagaaagaattaCAGATTCACTCCGAGAGTGAAAATGAAAGATACAAGAGGGTATGTTTAATAGAAATGATGAGAAAATtcaagaagagaaagaaaaacattgagaaTGTAGTGAAGAATGACAAGGTATCCTATTTAAAATTCAGTTTCTATATTCACTTTTCACTTTATTAGGAGAAACTATGATTAGTATTGTCAAAGTGTCAACTGTGCTTCATTTTCGTAACAGCTTGCCAACAGCAAGCTAGTTTTACATATCCTTCAAATGAAGACTTTATTTGACATTCTTTTGCCCAAAAATTGGCAAGCAACAACTTACAACAGCATCAACTGGAACGAGTTGACCAGCAAGAAGCTTTGTAAGAAGTGGGGTCATTATAATAGCTCCAATGGTTGAACACCTGTAGACCagtaaataacatttttaaatatctctGAAACCTAATTTCTGAAAAAGACTGTTCTCTTAATTAACATCATTAATATACACCACATAATTTGATTGCagctaaaaatttaaaagtgataaaagcCGATAAATAACATGATTTCAACCATGTCAAGCATTTAGTACTTGCATACTGTTTTCGTATCATTCAGATCTTTCTGTTTAAAGAGGATATTTAGATTCAATTGTTTTGCTTTCAGAGACGTCATTGCATTGGTTCTTCATGTTTCAAAATGTATTCTAAGTTTCTAACCTTGAACTGCCAAAATTGAACAAATCAAGAGGCTTTGATTAGAGAAACATATTAATCCAAAATCTTCCACTTCTCCTTTCAAGTGGTAAGAAAAGCACACCTTTTGAAAGAAATTTCAACAAGGACTAGAAAATCACATTTTAGCGTACAGGCAGGCAATCGACATATAAGAAATGAGTAATTAGTAAGTACAACACACTAATGTATTCAATAATTCCAGATTATTTGTATGATATCaatctttaatcaaataaaaaaactgttttttcaatttaaatgaCAGAATCAACATATTGGAAGATAGACAGGAGCCAAAATATGTTCTACAAATGTAAGTAGTGACGAGGACGTAGATTACAGAAATcaccaaaattttctaaaagcaACATTGATTAGCATATAAATATTAACCTTCGagtataacataaaaaaatataatttagaaagaCAAACAAACAAGGGAATGCATGTTAAACATACGTTGTCATAAGAACAGACAGTGCAACGTTTCCCTTGGATATGAATGTTGCCACATTTGATGCCTGACCTCCGGGACAACATGAGACCAGAATAAGACCAGTTGCAAGAGGAGCTGAAAGTTTTAGAGTCTGGGAATCAGATATTGACGTTAGTTCTTATGATGGACAATACACTAGCAAGCATAACAGGATAAATTGCAAATTACAAATTTTGGGATCCAATTATAAAGAGAGATAAATAATAACAGGACTAGTAAACAGAAGTGACAGACAAAACAACCATAGGTTTTGAACTACGGCCTCTATATCTGCAACCATAATCAGAACAAGCAATTGCAGATCCCAAAGTTAACCTAAATAGAAAAATACCTATACTGAGTCCTACACCTATATTCATGGAAACTACAGATGCCTTCAGCATAATGATCATTGAGCATATATCTTAATAAGCATTCAAAATTGAGAGGAAAGCCCTGAtgatcaaataaattaaagccTTAATTACATTATTATGCTTAAGAAGTAGCACACATAGTTTCCATTAAGATCCAGAGCGCctatatgtttataatatttaaaaaaaactccCAGGCTTCTAATTTTAGTCCTGTCATGAAAGATAAATCTGCCACTCCACTGGAATTGATAAGAATAAGCTAGTCAAAATATAAGATATCTTGGAAATATAGCGCAGGCTTTGTCTCAGCTTACAATGTTATTGACAACAGAATCAAGGGACAAATAACCAACACACGGTCAATATcatcattttcatattatcaaaAAGATATCTTTAATTCTTTGATTAAACAAATACTGAAGCACTAACCAAAAGTTAATATCAAAAGTagaattttctataaataaactacgatgcaaaataatcaattaatcatTACCATGACATAATGTTTATCATGAGgcagtataaaaaaatatatataagagaaTGTAACACGTTTGAAGAGCTGGTctaaacaaagcaaagaagCAGGGAAGAGCTCAGGTAATAACAAAAAATACCATTACAATGGCAAAGCCTAGCATGggtttaattaaatattgtgcAAGAAACCCTACACCCAcctgcaaaaacaaaatcaatatcatttaaaagaagacaaaacaaataaattttcatttaagtaTGAGTTATCTTCCCTTACAGTCCACGGATTTCGCAGACACCTTCTGAAATCCTCAAATGTCAATGTCAAGCCCATAGAGAGCATGAGGAAGCCCAAGCCAAGTGTAAAAAGATCTTTCTCCAACCAAGTTACCTGGAATAGAGCCATAACTTCACAGCAGTTAATCAACATATTTCCACTCAACAATGTACATAGCTGAAAAAATCAGAGTAATTACAGCAGTTGGCTTGCAAATGCCGATAATGGCCCCCAAGATGACCTGCTCATGCAAGTTAGCAAACTCTCAAACTACAGACCAAcacagaaaatagaaaatttgagATGCTATATTGAAGAAGTATCGGCTCACCCAAACAGGAAAAAGAATTGTTAAGGTTTCAATCACTTTCTCGTACTGGCTCAACTCACCAGCACTTTCAGGAATATCTCCAGATATGTCTGTAGTAGCCTTGTTACATATTTGAGAGTTCCTAAACATAGCAACAGATAAGACACTAACACTTAAAATCAAGAATGAGAAAGTCAAAGTTCAAGCACCCAACCATAGATCAAAAGATTACCTACACCAGATGCTGCTTATATGTAATTGGCAAATTGTTATTCCAAAACACATCAATAAAAGCAACTTTTGGAAATGTGAGAGGGAGCAGgggttcttttttcttttcttttccatacAAGCGTATACTGTTTCTTCTTCATAGAAACTGTAGCTTCATCATTTACTGCAAATACTTCTGtagatttattttcttaaaagaactCAGGATATCAAGACTTGCCAGCCTTTTTCACATTAAGCGCTTGTACACTCCTCTATAAAACAATTTGTTCTGAGGTCAAGTAATTTAGTGTTTCGTGAAAGGTAAATAATTTGCAAATCCAATAGAGAGTTGAAGGAAAAACCATTGACCATCTTGCTCAATATAAAGTAGTACATTGAGAAGCCTCAGTTTATTGTCTGTAACACTGGAATTAAAACTCTGAAAAATCAATGACTCATTTCATTTTTCCAGTAAGGATCTAATACGCCTTCATTTTCATTAAGAAATTTAATGACTACAATTGCGTGGATATCATTGCCAGCTGAAAAGCAAGATACCGAAAAAACAGCTAGTACAATGTTTACTATTTCACAAGTGGTTACAGTTGCCACTCACAGTGTGGTTTAGTCTTTTCCAGTTTTCCTCTTTTCCCCATTCCTTCATACCTTCTTTAAAACAGAAGAATCGAAAACATTTTTGCCAAAGGAACATATCTTCATTTGCAAATAAACGCAATCAATGATTCCATGCACGTGCAAGAAGAGCATTTGCCTTCATGGAATACTTAACAATTTGCCACCTTTCCTAAACCCATGATTGCAGAACTTCATCCGCAAAATAATGGTTAACAGAAGCTCCCCCAGATACTCTCAGATAACAGCTGTAAAGTTTCACACTCTTGcaaattatttttagataagCCAACAGATTCTAAATTCTAACAATTTGGGGGGCCTACACCTATCTTGCTTCTcaggaaagaatttcaatatcATCATAGCCCGCAGTTAAAGTGGCTGTATCGATTCCATTCCCACAAATCCCTCCTCAGAATAGTCACCAGCATGAAGCACTGGTCCAATAGCTTGTACACCATTCTTCAATAAACCGAACACCATAAGCATATATTAACTTTGGAATCAGAGACTGGTTAAAATATTACCTTCTTCTAGATCCTTGAAGGGTTAAGGGAAATTCTACAATAGCAACAACTGGACCTCGCAAGTCGCTTCGAGTTGCCAACCTTCTTCCGCTCTCAGAGTGGCCTTTTACTTCTATAAAGACAAACAAGAATAATAAGCTTATCAACAAGGGAAAGAAAGACTCCCTGATCGGGAAACATCCAAAGAAGCACGGATCAAGCATACCCAGATGGGAATTACGAAACTTCTTCCAAATGGGAGTGCGAAAGCTCGGCTTAAGCAGTGCATCATACGGCCCTACCTTATGGTCTCTGAGAATGTTGATAGACATAGAAGCCATAGCTCGATGCAACAGGGTAAGGATCTGCCTACGTTGGAGGTTTTGGTTGAAAAGGGTGTGGATTCTGTTCTCTGGTGTGCAGTTCTGATATTCGAAGGCAGAAGGCAAAGCACCCTGGAACTTGGGAATTTACTATTGTGACTCCACACTCCCCATTGGAATGACAATTTCGGGtgtttgattgagaatgtttTGGAAACTAATGGATGTGCAATCATTCTTCAACCTTACCCAAtagctttatttttcttttttcaacctataaacaatttaattgaaaattaagcCAAGTTACATATAAATAgatcaaaattacaattaagtcaaaatattacatattataagtaaaatccataaaaagataaaaagtacaaaaaaaaaaaacatattacaGAGTATAATAAGtaaaatccataaaaaaaataaacagcacaatcaataaatatatatatatatatatatatatatatatatatatatatatatatatatatatatatatatatatatatatatatatatccatattttagttattatgcATAGTGTATTGTACTATCAATTTTCATTAAGATGGACAATTAAACCACTATTAGGATCCGATTATTATAGAATAGATTCATCAATAATAgtcaatacaattaattttaatgttgattaatttagagataaatatagatttaaagtaagaaatttattgcataattaatatttgaaatgtcaatgttgatctgattttaatattgtaataatttttactatacTTCCAAATGACTTAGACTAATGGTTAAGAGATGTGATATgatttatacaaaaaaagtaacattcttttgtgattttaaatcTTTAGGAGGAggcacaacaaaaataaatcagaaaaGAATGTGAAATAAGATCGAGGTACGAACGCACAATCTAACATAAAAAGTCTCTACAATCACTTTTGGTACCTTTATATATAGGCacataagtttaagaaaacttagaaaccctaaaataaagTCCAAAGTTCAAAACAcataagaaataacaaaaaataaaaattacagcAAATTT
This genomic stretch from Vigna radiata var. radiata cultivar VC1973A chromosome 7, Vradiata_ver6, whole genome shotgun sequence harbors:
- the LOC106768968 gene encoding sodium/pyruvate cotransporter BASS2, chloroplastic isoform X2, whose amino-acid sequence is MEKKRKKNPCSLSHFQKLLLLMCFGITICQLHISSIWCRNSQICNKATTDISGDIPESAGELSQYEKVIETLTILFPVWVILGAIIGICKPTAVTWLEKDLFTLGLGFLMLSMGLTLTFEDFRRCLRNPWTVGVGFLAQYLIKPMLGFAIVMTLKLSAPLATGLILVSCCPGGQASNVATFISKGNVALSVLMTTCSTIGAIIMTPLLTKLLAGQLVPVDAVGLAVSTFQVVLVPTVVGVLANEFFPKFTSKIIIVCPLIGVILTTLLCASPIGLVSDVLKAQGAQLVLPVVFLHAAAFTLGYWFSRISFGESTSRTISIECGMQSSALGFLLAQKHFKNPLVAVPSAVSVVCMALGGSALAVFWRNRPIPLDDKDDFKE
- the LOC106768968 gene encoding sodium/pyruvate cotransporter BASS2, chloroplastic isoform X1 gives rise to the protein MASMSINILRDHKVGPYDALLKPSFRTPIWKKFRNSHLEVKGHSESGRRLATRSDLRGPVVAIVEFPLTLQGSRRRNSQICNKATTDISGDIPESAGELSQYEKVIETLTILFPVWVILGAIIGICKPTAVTWLEKDLFTLGLGFLMLSMGLTLTFEDFRRCLRNPWTVGVGFLAQYLIKPMLGFAIVMTLKLSAPLATGLILVSCCPGGQASNVATFISKGNVALSVLMTTCSTIGAIIMTPLLTKLLAGQLVPVDAVGLAVSTFQVVLVPTVVGVLANEFFPKFTSKIIIVCPLIGVILTTLLCASPIGLVSDVLKAQGAQLVLPVVFLHAAAFTLGYWFSRISFGESTSRTISIECGMQSSALGFLLAQKHFKNPLVAVPSAVSVVCMALGGSALAVFWRNRPIPLDDKDDFKE